The Periplaneta americana isolate PAMFEO1 chromosome 9, P.americana_PAMFEO1_priV1, whole genome shotgun sequence genome contains a region encoding:
- the LOC138705860 gene encoding brain acid soluble protein 1 isoform X1: protein MSGEKVDVKKENAVDVSNRESEDEAPQGRNRRSGGKRVSTLTRTTQEGEALLKGLGHKEESGTAEVENRRRTRSSTRGVPPTPPPPAKREKKTPPSGGRGSRRGRPKREENQEEKPKEDGNEQEVSNDNTDEKAEAEETEEKKKGTEEGGDEELKMEVDEEKPAAPAVTPTPTDPDSSNNQTQKSEDASDGAGSTAPSNENAENTEVKTADGNHKDGDVENKHPSPTKETVDVTDKPVTVNENQVNDEKAPSSEEKSSPVPTIPAAPVVTPAAPVVTPTTDGVSGTEEPRKPAPAITVVPPTVENNKVTAPTTVTEEGKQTAAE from the exons ATGTCTGGAGAGAAAGTGGACGTCAAGAAAGAAAACGcagttgatgtttcaaatagg GAATCTGAAGACGAGGCTCCACAAGGTCGTAATCGTAGAAGCGGAGGAAAGAGAGTGTCTACACTTACTAGAACGACTCAGGAAGGAGAAGCCCTTTTAAAG GGTTTAGGGCATAAAGAAGAAAGTGGAACGGCAGAGGTGGAGAACAGGCGACGCACTAGGTCTTCCACCAGAGGTGTCCCACCCACTCCACCTCCTCCAgcaaagagagagaagaaaacgcCGCCTTCTGGAGGTAGAG GTTCGCGACGTGGCAGGCCTAAGCGTGAGGAAAACCAAGAGGAGAAACCAAAAGAAGATGGAAATGAGCAAGAAGTCAGTAATGATAATACTGACGAGAAAGCAGAG GctgaagaaacagaagaaaagaaaaaggggaCAGAAGAAGGTggtgacgaagagttgaaaatggAAGTAGATGAGGAGAAGCCTGCAGCTCCTGCTGTCACTCCAACACCAACAGATCCTGACTCTAGCAACAATCAGACACAGAAATCTGAAGATGCTTCTGATGGAGCAGGAAGCACAGCGCCATCAAATGAAAATGCTGAGAACACGGAG GTCAAAACAGCAGATGGAAACCATAAAGATGGGGATGTGGAAAACAAGCATCCTTCTCCGACCAAGGAGACAGTGGATGTTACGGATAAGCCAGTAACTGTGAATGAAAATCAAGTGAACGATGAGAAAGCCCCAAGCAGTGAAGAAAAGTCTTCACCAGTTCCAACAATACCAGCAGCACCTGTTGTTACACCAGCAGCACCAGTAGTCACACCCACAACAGATGGAGTCAGCGGCACAGAAGAACCCAGGAAACCTGCCCCTGCCATCACTGTTGTACCCCCCACCGTCGAAAACAACAAGGTTACTGCGCCCACAACGGTGACGGAAGAAGGGAAGCAGACGGCAGCAGAGTAA
- the LOC138705860 gene encoding brain acid soluble protein 1 isoform X2: MSGEKVDVKKENAVDVSNRESEDEAPQGRNRRSGGKRVSTLTRTTQEGEALLKGLGHKEESGTAEVENRRRTRSSTRGVPPTPPPPAKREKKTPPSGGSRRGRPKREENQEEKPKEDGNEQEVSNDNTDEKAEAEETEEKKKGTEEGGDEELKMEVDEEKPAAPAVTPTPTDPDSSNNQTQKSEDASDGAGSTAPSNENAENTEVKTADGNHKDGDVENKHPSPTKETVDVTDKPVTVNENQVNDEKAPSSEEKSSPVPTIPAAPVVTPAAPVVTPTTDGVSGTEEPRKPAPAITVVPPTVENNKVTAPTTVTEEGKQTAAE; encoded by the exons ATGTCTGGAGAGAAAGTGGACGTCAAGAAAGAAAACGcagttgatgtttcaaatagg GAATCTGAAGACGAGGCTCCACAAGGTCGTAATCGTAGAAGCGGAGGAAAGAGAGTGTCTACACTTACTAGAACGACTCAGGAAGGAGAAGCCCTTTTAAAG GGTTTAGGGCATAAAGAAGAAAGTGGAACGGCAGAGGTGGAGAACAGGCGACGCACTAGGTCTTCCACCAGAGGTGTCCCACCCACTCCACCTCCTCCAgcaaagagagagaagaaaacgcCGCCTTCTGGAG GTTCGCGACGTGGCAGGCCTAAGCGTGAGGAAAACCAAGAGGAGAAACCAAAAGAAGATGGAAATGAGCAAGAAGTCAGTAATGATAATACTGACGAGAAAGCAGAG GctgaagaaacagaagaaaagaaaaaggggaCAGAAGAAGGTggtgacgaagagttgaaaatggAAGTAGATGAGGAGAAGCCTGCAGCTCCTGCTGTCACTCCAACACCAACAGATCCTGACTCTAGCAACAATCAGACACAGAAATCTGAAGATGCTTCTGATGGAGCAGGAAGCACAGCGCCATCAAATGAAAATGCTGAGAACACGGAG GTCAAAACAGCAGATGGAAACCATAAAGATGGGGATGTGGAAAACAAGCATCCTTCTCCGACCAAGGAGACAGTGGATGTTACGGATAAGCCAGTAACTGTGAATGAAAATCAAGTGAACGATGAGAAAGCCCCAAGCAGTGAAGAAAAGTCTTCACCAGTTCCAACAATACCAGCAGCACCTGTTGTTACACCAGCAGCACCAGTAGTCACACCCACAACAGATGGAGTCAGCGGCACAGAAGAACCCAGGAAACCTGCCCCTGCCATCACTGTTGTACCCCCCACCGTCGAAAACAACAAGGTTACTGCGCCCACAACGGTGACGGAAGAAGGGAAGCAGACGGCAGCAGAGTAA